The proteins below come from a single Cytobacillus luteolus genomic window:
- a CDS encoding response regulator transcription factor, with protein MDKKVLVVDDEPSISTLLQYNLNQAGFEVITAMDGEEGFQKALDERPDILVLDLMLPKMDGIEVCKQLRQQKVTTPILMLTAKDDEFDKIIGLELGADDYMTKPFSPREVVARVKAILRRTNIQTEKEEELDTENIVIGELRILPDHYEAYTNQVRLELTPKEFELLVYLARNKGRVLTRDQLLSAVWNYDFAGDTRIVDVHISHLREKIESNSKKPVYIKTIRGLGYKLEEPKMDE; from the coding sequence ATGGATAAAAAAGTATTAGTAGTAGACGATGAACCATCAATTTCAACATTGCTGCAGTATAACTTAAATCAAGCAGGCTTCGAGGTTATTACTGCAATGGACGGAGAAGAAGGGTTCCAAAAGGCATTAGATGAAAGACCAGATATACTTGTACTTGATTTGATGCTCCCTAAGATGGATGGAATTGAAGTGTGTAAGCAACTACGCCAACAAAAGGTGACAACCCCAATATTAATGTTAACAGCTAAAGATGATGAATTTGACAAAATTATTGGATTAGAACTTGGTGCAGACGATTATATGACTAAGCCTTTTAGTCCAAGAGAAGTGGTTGCACGAGTAAAAGCCATTTTAAGAAGAACGAATATTCAAACTGAAAAAGAAGAGGAACTTGATACAGAGAATATTGTGATTGGAGAGTTAAGAATCCTACCCGATCATTATGAAGCATACACAAATCAAGTAAGGTTAGAACTGACACCGAAGGAATTCGAATTGCTTGTTTATCTTGCACGAAATAAGGGGAGAGTTCTTACTCGGGATCAGCTATTAAGTGCTGTATGGAATTATGATTTTGCTGGAGATACACGAATTGTGGATGTGCACATCAGCCACTTACGTGAAAAAATAGAGAGTAACTCAAAAAAACCTGTATATATAAAAACCATTCGAGGGCTAGGTTACAAGCTAGAGGAGCCAAAAATGGATGAATAA
- a CDS encoding MaoC/PaaZ C-terminal domain-containing protein, protein MLLGKKRKLGRSIDEITTGEKLSLTEKIEDKDLLLYLGLTNDSNPLYIQHDYASQTPFKKPIVPSVMLTGIITAAISKYLPGPGSHVLSQSLSFPKPVYHYGTVQFLFEITDVNREEHIVEITVNATNEQEETVIEGKLTVCPPHQLKPMHGDALDNF, encoded by the coding sequence ATGTTGTTAGGGAAAAAACGTAAATTAGGAAGAAGTATAGATGAAATTACGACGGGTGAAAAGTTATCACTTACAGAAAAAATCGAGGATAAGGACCTACTCCTTTATTTAGGCTTAACAAATGATTCTAATCCTTTATATATCCAGCATGACTATGCATCCCAAACACCGTTTAAGAAGCCAATTGTTCCAAGTGTTATGTTAACTGGTATCATTACTGCTGCAATCTCTAAATACTTACCTGGTCCAGGTAGTCATGTGCTTTCACAGTCGCTATCTTTTCCAAAGCCTGTGTATCACTATGGAACAGTACAATTTCTGTTTGAAATCACAGATGTAAACAGAGAAGAACATATTGTTGAGATTACGGTAAACGCGACAAATGAACAAGAAGAAACAGTTATTGAAGGCAAACTAACAGTATGCCCACCACACCAACTAAAACCAATGCATGGTGATGCATTGGATAACTTCTAA